One stretch of Paenibacillus sp. FSL R5-0341 DNA includes these proteins:
- a CDS encoding WG repeat-containing protein, whose product MRIKLKLALLLSIFTILLSVLYIPTQVSASKGVIQTIKIKPGETKKLKVPSHYTNNTNETMYLLPRAYLSGWGDAGANMVFITGTPAILKLLPGEGGAFSYTVKFAEKVKPGKYLMNFSVKEVGGGVFNEFTIEFIVGSVEPYILKIYTDDPHNQKLYVYQSSQGTYGYVDKNQKIIIPAKFQTAKPFNAKGAARVSANGKYGFINKKGAYLIKPQFDEIDDAGFHEGLVGVRVGKNWGFINEKGKVVVKPKYALTSFYTEGLAAVYLHNGKGGFIDKKGKMVIPAIYSDVVGFHNGRAIVYKNGKAYYINKKGKIIKEATDILKWEYDE is encoded by the coding sequence GTGAGAATTAAATTAAAATTAGCACTACTGCTTTCTATTTTTACCATTCTATTATCTGTATTGTACATTCCTACTCAAGTTTCCGCGAGCAAAGGAGTCATCCAAACGATTAAAATAAAACCGGGCGAAACGAAGAAGCTCAAGGTTCCCTCTCATTATACGAATAACACCAACGAAACAATGTATTTACTCCCCCGAGCTTATTTGTCCGGTTGGGGTGACGCTGGAGCTAACATGGTTTTTATCACAGGAACGCCAGCGATACTAAAATTGCTGCCGGGCGAAGGTGGTGCATTTTCGTATACCGTTAAATTCGCTGAAAAGGTGAAACCTGGAAAATACTTGATGAATTTCTCAGTAAAAGAAGTCGGTGGCGGTGTGTTCAACGAGTTTACCATCGAATTTATCGTTGGATCTGTAGAACCTTATATCCTAAAAATCTATACCGATGATCCTCACAATCAGAAGCTATATGTTTACCAAAGTAGCCAAGGGACTTATGGCTATGTTGATAAAAACCAGAAAATCATCATTCCAGCTAAATTTCAGACAGCCAAACCATTTAACGCAAAAGGGGCAGCTCGAGTGAGCGCCAACGGAAAGTACGGGTTCATCAATAAAAAAGGAGCCTACTTAATTAAACCGCAGTTTGACGAAATTGACGATGCTGGATTTCATGAGGGATTGGTCGGAGTGAGGGTCGGAAAGAATTGGGGTTTCATTAATGAAAAGGGAAAAGTTGTTGTGAAGCCTAAGTATGCTTTAACCTCTTTTTATACGGAAGGGTTAGCTGCTGTATATCTACACAATGGAAAAGGCGGATTCATTGACAAAAAGGGTAAAATGGTCATTCCCGCAATTTATAGTGATGTAGTCGGTTTTCATAATGGCCGAGCTATTGTTTATAAAAACGGAAAGGCCTATTACATCAACAAAAAAGGAAAAATAATCAAAGAGGCTACCGACATTCTGAAGTGGGAGTATGACGAGTAA
- a CDS encoding NAD(P)/FAD-dependent oxidoreductase, translating into MREVDCIIVGGGLAGLQAAIQLGRYSAHQVLVIDAGEGRSTLCRTYHNILGFPDGVSGEELRARGRLQAERTGVSFEKDRIVKAGRQGEQIQLFGTSGSEYRSKTVLLATGLSDRVPDIPGLTPTLGRTVYVCPDCDGYEIQDQRTVLLGSGEAGANMAMILIQRTNDLLYINHEQAPISAELHRSMKEAGVRYLEAAVQEVQQIEDGHITGVLTEDGQIFESERGFIAFGGNRVHYELAEQLGAVIADNKHVEADPRSLQAATNVWIAGDLGLHAEQATVAMGEGSIAAIWIHKALQQMTKDSL; encoded by the coding sequence ATGCGAGAGGTTGATTGCATAATCGTAGGTGGAGGGCTCGCAGGGCTTCAGGCAGCCATTCAGCTTGGACGTTATTCGGCCCATCAGGTGTTGGTGATCGATGCGGGAGAGGGCAGATCGACGTTGTGTCGGACGTATCATAATATTCTTGGGTTCCCCGATGGGGTGTCCGGTGAAGAACTCCGTGCCCGAGGCAGGTTGCAGGCAGAACGAACCGGTGTATCTTTTGAGAAAGACCGAATCGTTAAAGCGGGCCGTCAGGGTGAGCAGATTCAATTATTCGGTACTTCAGGATCTGAATATAGAAGTAAAACCGTGCTATTAGCAACGGGGCTTTCAGATAGAGTTCCGGACATTCCAGGATTAACCCCTACGCTTGGCCGAACAGTCTATGTCTGCCCTGATTGCGACGGCTATGAGATCCAGGATCAACGTACAGTCTTGTTGGGATCTGGTGAAGCAGGTGCCAATATGGCGATGATTTTAATTCAACGTACGAATGATCTGTTATATATCAATCATGAGCAGGCCCCCATATCTGCAGAGCTTCATCGTAGCATGAAAGAGGCGGGCGTTCGTTATCTGGAAGCAGCGGTTCAGGAAGTACAGCAGATTGAGGATGGACATATCACTGGTGTTCTGACCGAAGATGGACAGATCTTTGAGTCGGAGCGTGGTTTTATCGCTTTTGGAGGCAATCGGGTGCACTATGAATTGGCAGAGCAGCTGGGAGCTGTAATCGCAGATAATAAACATGTAGAAGCCGATCCGCGCAGCTTACAGGCAGCGACGAATGTATGGATTGCCGGAGATCTGGGTTTACATGCAGAGCAAGCAACGGTTGCGATGGGTGAGGGTTCCATTGCCGCGATCTGGATTCATAAGGCGTTACAGCAGATGACAAAGGATTCACTTTGA